In the genome of Aphelocoma coerulescens isolate FSJ_1873_10779 unplaced genomic scaffold, UR_Acoe_1.0 HiC_scaffold_87, whole genome shotgun sequence, one region contains:
- the LOC138102551 gene encoding serine/threonine-protein kinase PAK 3-like: MEAFAAAVCTVYGIGYSAYYLTNLTQEVEEAEEAEEAEEEKNVQNSPAVVSHESERPEPLLLEKEHEQIALSEMPCQTRRELFPAREQLQQLRQQVEEAQENGQNIKAEPQAELPEAKSDIKAAKRRSKEDIRSIQEEKNLHQHRSDLQEQVSVRAEATPLVRHPLSASLQNIDKELQAELQETEARIKAREKRLDEGLKIIREEINLLLQKHEALEKRVEVLTSHLAACKDFQQVIGHKEPQGWRGAQELSQPDLLQLEPVPKMVEEKRTPWEEIYTGSRMEPAPAAAAAAALSKGAFAPQPEKWSPGSLLSSNSDTASSHQQEMEDDLLELLRKMVSMENPVMKYTELENIGSGGFGEVCRAFDNATGGEVAIKKSSLQGLRRKEVTVNELMIMKMNRNPNLVNYLDSYLVDDEVWLVMEYMDGGTLTDAIYEMYISEDEMAAVSRECLQGLDFLHSNHVIHRDVKSSNILLRTDGSVKLADFGLSAQLTPEQNLRSSVVGTPWWMAPEVVLGQPYGPKVDIWSLGIVGFEMVEREAPHWNESPTSAELLIATGGTPQLRQPNLFSASLRHFLNCCLQTNEERRWSAKELLQHPFVTSAKPASSLVPLIQSLKKWKEEEKRLQWQSIHSGLFSP; encoded by the exons CTCCTTCTAGAGAAAGAGCATGAGCAGATTGCTCTATCAGAGATGCCTTGCCAGACtcggcgagagctgttcccagcccgagagcagctgcagcagctcaggcagcaggtgGAAGAGGCACAAGAGAATGGCCAG aacatcaaggcagagccacaagCAGAGCTGCCCGAAGCCAAGAGTGACAtcaaggcagcaaagaggagGAGCAAGGAAGACATCAGAAGCATCCAAGAGGAGAAGAATCTCCATCAGCACAGGAGCGATCTACAAGAGCAGGTGAGTGTAAGAGCTGAAGCCACTCCACTTGTGAGAcatcctctctctgcttctttgcagaacatcgacaaagagctgcaggcagagctgcaggaaactgaGGCTAGGATCAAGgcaagggagaagaggctggatGAAGGACTGAAAATCATCCGAGAGGAAATTAATCTTCTACTCCAAAAGCATGAGGCTCTAGAAAAGCGA GTGGAAGTGTTGACATCTCACCTGGCAGCCTGCAAAGACTTCCAGCAAGTGATTGGCCACAAAGAGCCCCAAGGCTGGCGTGGGGCACAGGAACTGTCCCAGCCGGACCTGCTGCAGCTTGAGCCCGTCCCGAAGatggtggaggaaaagaggaCTCCATGGGAGGAG ATCTACACAGGCTCTCGCATggaacctgctcctgcagcagcagcagcagcagcattgtctAAAGGAGCCTTTGCACCCCAGCCTGAGAAGTGGAGCCCGGGCAGTTTGCTCAGCTCCAACAGCGACACAGCTTCTTCCCATCAACAGGAGATGGAGGATGACCTCCTGGAGCTACTGA GGAAAATGGTGAGCATGGAAAATCCGGTGATGAAATACACTGAACTGGAAAATATCGGCAGCGG ggGTTTCGGAGAAGTTTGTAGAGCATTCGACAATGCCACAGGAGGAGAG gtggccataaagaaaagtagtctgcaaggactgaggaggaaggaagtaaCTGTCAATGAACTCATGATCATGAAGATGAATAGGAATCCCAACCTGGTCAACTATTTAGACAG ctaccttgtggatgATGAAgtctggctggtgatggagtACATGGATGGAGGCACTCTGACTGATGCCATCTATGAGATGTACATATCTGAAGATGAGATGGCAGCCGTCAGTCGGGAG tgcctgcaaggactggATTTTCTTCACTCAAACCATGTCATCCATCGAGATGTGAAGAGCAGCAACATCCTTCTCAGAACTgacggctctgtcaagctgg ctgattttggcctctctgctcagctcacccctgagcagaaTCTAAGGAGCTCAGTGGTCGGGACGCCTTGGTGGATGGCGCCTGAGGTTGTGCTAGGTCAACCAtatggccccaaagtggacataTGGTCTCTTGGAATTGTGGGATTCGAAATGGTGGAACGAGAAGCTCCTCACTGGAATGAAAGTCCTACCTCG gctgaactcctGATAGCCAcaggagggaccccacagctgCGGCAGCCCAACCTGTTCTCGGCTTCTCTGCGTCACTTCCtgaactgctgcctgcagacaaacgaggagcggcgctggtctgccaaggagctcctgcag catccatttgtaacatcagccaagcctgcatccagcctggtgccactgatccagtcactgaagaagtggaaggaggaggagaaaagattgcAGTGGCAATCCATCCATTCAGGACTATTTTCTCCATGA
- the LOC138102578 gene encoding uncharacterized protein, producing the protein MFTTSGLPGVSSEEPGTCKFPLKRELVIPLVRMDLKRHPELMVPLVPVDHPRTSVALPQKRSCTSSEQHTPAYSPSATPGSSAPSAPAGSAGWAAWTASSWAWNSPGDEELPPLDLDLVLKTLEEMLSPSLPERSPFAQDNRSVAPESSGREAGNRAAAEGALPGAMSCRKRSLEPEEPDIHLIYLSRRAALRGRKGPRESL; encoded by the exons ATGTTTACCACCTCTGGACTTCCTGGGGTCTCATCTGAGGAACCAGGCACATGCAAATTTCCACTCAAGCGTGAGCTCGTCATTCCACTGGTTCGCATGGACCTTAAACGCCACCCTGAGCTCATGGTTCCACTGGTGCCTGTAGACCATCCGAGAACTTCCGTGGCCCTTCCGCAGAAGCGCAGCTGCACATCTTCAGAGCAGCACACCCCAGCCTACAGCCCATCAG CCACGCCAGGCAGTTCAGCccccagtgctccagctggcagtgctggttgGGCAGCGTGGACGGCCTCCAGCTGGGCTTGGAATAGTCCTGGGGACGAGGAATTGCCACCCCTGGATCTAGACCTTGTTCTTAAGACACTGGAGGAGAtgctgtcaccatccctgcctGAAAGGTCTCCCTTTGCTCAG gACAATCGTAGTGTTGCCCCTGAGTCTTCAGGAAGGGAGGCCGggaacagggctgcagcagagggagctttGCCTGGCGCCATGAGCTGCAGAAAGAGGTCCCTGGAGCCCGAGGAGCCTG ATATCCATCTGATCTACCTCTCCAGGAGGGCTGCCTTGCGTGGGAGGAAGGGACCGAGGGAGAGCCTGTGA
- the LOC138102574 gene encoding T-cell activation Rho GTPase-activating protein-like — MDAAFLFPRGAKKLPAAKLLLLRQLLALLRLIGQHVSSSRMTCSSLAVCLGPKLLSPPQEQQLELEAMLAENKQANALVDIPLENSGDIFGEQVAGPNESPAPTELCTEMHREEQSGPAGREDNKPQAESNLDASPSLPETRQGDGEEATVLEVQRAEAPPALSPNTHQSSPESLAKAEALTSLSVSGR; from the exons ATGGACGCTGCCTTCCTGTTCCCTCGGGGGGCCAAGAAGTTGCCCGCAGCaaagctgctcctcctcaggcagctgctggcactgctgcgaCTCATCGGCCAGCACGTGTCCAGCAGCAGAAtgacctgcagcagcctggccgTCTGCCTGGGGCCAAAGCTGCTGAGCCCAccgcaggagcagcagctggagctcgaGGCCATGCTGGCCGAGAACAAGCAG GCGAATGCTCTGGTGGACATCCCGCTGGAGAACTCAGGTGACATCTTTGGGGAACAGGTAGCTGGCCCCAACGAGTCACCAGCACCCACAGAGCTATGCACAG AGATGCACAGGGAAGAGCAAAGTGGCCCTGCAGGAAGAGAAGACAACAAGCCCCAGGCAGAAAGCAATCTGGATGcatccccttccctgcctgagACCcggcagggagatggagaagagGCCACGGTGCTGGAGGTCCAAAGAGCAGAG GCACCTCCAGCTTTGTCTCCAAACACCCACCAGAGCTCCCCAGAGTCGCTGGCCAAGGCCGAAGCCCTGACGAGCCTTTCTGTGTCAGGAAGGTAA